Genomic window (Roseofilum casamattae BLCC-M143):
AGGGACTGGCTCTGTCCCTAAACCTAATGAAGACCCTATTATTCAAGCTCTCAACTTTCTACAGAAACGCTTACAGGAACAAGCCGGTAAAAATTTACAGCAACAATACACTTACGTCTTACCAGATTGGTCAACCTTAATCAAACCCGATTGCGACTTAACCGCACGCAAACTGAAGGAATTAGTCATTGCGATCGAACAAAAACGTCCCCGTCCCTCCATGAACTTAATTGCGATCGGTGCTGAGTGGTCTATTCCCCCCATTCTCCGCAACTGGGTGCATATCCTAGACTTACCTCTACCCATCGGCCAAGAACTCTACAACGATGTGTTTCAAGTGGCTGTGAATCGATACGATCTCCCCGATGAAGACGCAAAACACTTATCAGAACAAGCGCAAGGAATGCCTTTACAAGCAGCCAGTCAAACGGCTCGATTAATTACCTCGCGCAACCTGTGGCAATCTCCCCAAGAAGCCAGTCAACTACTTCTAGAAGTGAAAAAACAAGAAATTAGAAAAACCGGCGTTCTAGAATACTTTGTTCCCCAAGGTCAAGGACTGCAAGAAGTGGGCGGTTTAGAAAATGTCAAAACTTGGATCGCCAGTCGCCGCCAGTGGTTTGAACAAGATACCAATCCGGAGATGCTCCCC
Coding sequences:
- a CDS encoding AAA family ATPase, which produces MQLPYDKCQNELQELLQAQYPLVFLRSPEESRAIICAISAHRYLLSPSKNEGEFARWSSIDGFQKLTDNDQWQGTGSVPKPNEDPIIQALNFLQKRLQEQAGKNLQQQYTYVLPDWSTLIKPDCDLTARKLKELVIAIEQKRPRPSMNLIAIGAEWSIPPILRNWVHILDLPLPIGQELYNDVFQVAVNRYDLPDEDAKHLSEQAQGMPLQAASQTARLITSRNLWQSPQEASQLLLEVKKQEIRKTGVLEYFVPQGQGLQEVGGLENVKTWIASRRQWFEQDTNPEMLPRAILLEGYPGCGKTFIARAIAQEWRVPQINFEISRLQSKWVGESESNTFQALRAIEASAPNILFMDEIEKAFAG